In Ischnura elegans chromosome 6, ioIscEleg1.1, whole genome shotgun sequence, one genomic interval encodes:
- the LOC124161390 gene encoding acanthoscurrin-1-like, whose translation MKTFVLALLSVIALAGAEIYAPPLPAIGGVGGGIGGGGIGGGGIGGGGIGGGGIGGGGIGGGSIGFAPSAGVGISRPSGGSIGFAPPAFGLSGPGGFGLTGFSSVPSGITFTSGPAGVGFFPGGGSIGFAPAPGISGGLSGGFAPAGVGFAPGAGGFATPPRVPASTYGPPDF comes from the exons ATGAAGACC TTCGTCCTAGCCCTCTTGAGCGTCATTGCACTCGCTGGTGCTGAAATCTATGCGCCACCCCTCCCGGCCATCGGGGGCGTTGGCGGCGGCATCGGAGGCGGCGGCATCGGAGGCGGCGGCATCGGAGGAGGCGGCATCGGAGGAGGCGGCATCGGCGGCGGTGGCATTGGAGGCGGCAGCATCGGCTTTGCCCCGTCTGCAGGCGTTGGAATCTCCCGCCCCAGCGGCGGCTCCATCGGCTTCGCACCCCCTGCCTTTGGCCTCTCTGGCCCCGGAGGATTCGGACTCACCGGATTCTCATCCGTACCCTCGGGCATCACCTTCACCTCCGGACCCGCAGGCGTCGGCTTCTTCCCGGGAGGTGGTAGCATTGGGTTCGCCCCAGCCCCAGGCATTTCTGGTGGTCTCTCTGGAGGATTTGCCCCGGCCGGTGTAGGTTTCGCTCCGGGTGCGGGAGGCTTCGCAACCCCACCAAGAGTCCCAGCCTCAACGTATGGGCCACCTGACTTCTAA
- the LOC124161391 gene encoding leucine-rich repeat extensin-like protein 3: MQIIIALLGLAALTSAQHYAPPVPVSVPRPIQVPASSYGPPALAPPPPPPPPPPPPPLPPPPPPPPPPPALPFRPAPVAPPRPPPPPPALAPAPISPPFALAPYSPPAAPPPPPPPPPPPPPPPPPPPPAFAPAPVARPVPVPTFAPPPSRPQTQIRPLLVPTFAPPPPPPTFVVVLLSVVSIATAKPDAPLPRIPAATYGPPAPSRPTNTGLAPPAPIPASTQTFAPAAPTQSFAPPAATTAFAPPAVFTTQSVSVPENVGLAPPAGFQTNAAFAPPSTIPFSTAFETFPGTVVGFSSQTGVPTNAGFAPPVNTGFVPPATVAFAPAPATTAFAPAAATTAFAPAAVGVPASAAFAPPASVPATAAFAPAPATTAFAPAAAGVPASAAFAPPASVPATAAFAPAAASAPANVGFAPAAGIPTTAFFSPTTGGFSENIGLAPPPVRVPAATYGPPAKV, encoded by the exons ATGCAG ATAATTATTGCCCTTTTGGGGCTGGCCGCTCTTACGAGTGCGCAACACTACGCCCCCCCTGTTCCTGTGTCGGTCCCCAGGCCCATCCAAGTGCCGGCCTCCTCCTACGGACCCCCTGCCTTAGCCCCACCCCCAccgccgccaccaccaccaccaccaccacctctgCCACCTCCACCGCCCCCTCCTCCACCGCCTCCAGCCCTTCCATTCAGGCCCGCCCCCGTCGCCCCACCTAggcccccgccgccgccgcctgcACTAGCACCTGCCCCCATAAGCCCCCCATTCGCTCTAGCACCATACTCGCCCCCAGCGGCGCCTCCGCCTCCACCACCACCGCCTCCACCTCCTCCACCACCGCCTCCACCACCGCCCCCTGCCTTCGCTCCTGCCCCCGTGGCTCGTCCCGTCCCCGTCCCCACCTTTGCACCACCTCCGTCCCGACCTCAGACGCAAATACGCCCACTGTTGGTGCCAACATTCGCACCACCGCCTCCTCCACCCACT TTCGTTGTCGTTCTTCTGAGCGTGGTCTCAATTGCCACCGCAAAACCAGATGCACCGCTCCCGAGGATCCCTGCAGCCACCTACGGTCCTCCGGCCCCATCGCGTCCCACCAACACGGGCCTCGCCCCACCTGCACCCATCCCAGCATCTACCCAGACCTTCGCACCCGCTGCGCCCACACAATCTTTCGCTCCACCCGCAGCGACAACGGCGTTCGCTCCACCCGCCGTCTTCACCACGCAGTCCGTGTCGGTGCCAGAAAACGTTGGCCTGGCCCCACCAGCTGGGTTCCAGACTAACGCAGCCTTCGCACCGCCCTCTACCATACCGTTCTCGACTGCTTTCGAAACTTTCCCTGGTACGGTGGTCGGCTTCTCATCGCAAACCGGAGTACCAACTAATGCCGGTTTCGCTCCACCGGTAAATACAGGATTCGTACCCCCGGCAACTGTAGCTTTCGCACCCGCTCCTGCAACTACAGCTTTCGCGCCCGCTGCTGCAACTACAGCTTTTGCACCCGCTGCTGTAGGCGTTCCAGCATCTGCAGCATTCGCACCCCCCGCTAGTGTTCCAGCGACTGCAGCTTTCGCACCCGCTCCTGCAACTACAGCTTTTGCACCCGCTGCTGCAGGCGTTCCAGCATCTGCAGCATTCGCACCCCCCGCTAGTGTTCCAGCGACTGCAGCCTTCGCGCCCGCTGCTGCAAGTGCTCCGGCTAACGTAGGTTTCGCTCCAGCTGCAGGCATTCCAACGACAGCGTTCTTCTCGCCCACTACAGGAGGGTTCTCAGAAAATATTGGTCTTGCCCCTCCACCCGTCAGGGTCCCTGCCGCCACCTATGGACCTCCCGCTAAGGTTTGA